From the Paenibacillus sp. MMS20-IR301 genome, the window CCCGCTGGCGCATCCCTCCGCTGAATTCATGCGGATATTGCTTCAGCCGCTGCTCCGGGTCGCGTATGCCGACCTCAAGGAGAATCTTTGCTGCTTCAGCATATGCCTCTGCCTTATTCAGTCCGCGGTGTCTGCGGATGACTTCCGTTAATTGCTGGCCTATTCGCTTCACCGGATTGAGCGAGGTCATCGGGTCCTGGAAGACCATTGCAATCCGGTTGCCGCGCAGGGCCCGCCACTGTTTCTCATTAAGTCCTTTAAGATTCTCGCCGCGAAACTCCAGCTTATCAGCACTTATGCGGCCAGGCGGCGTAATCAGCGACATGATCGCCTTAGCGGTGACGCTTTTACCGCTGCCTGACTCTCCGACAATCCCTACAGTCTCTCCGGCATCTATATGGAAGCTGACTCCGCGGACAGCCTGATTCTCGCCGTCCCGGGTAGCAAATGAAACCTGTAAATTCTCAACTGACAGCAGCCGCTTAGTCATGATGTTCCACTCCCCTATCTCCGGATCAGCTTCGGTTCAAAGCCGACCCGCAAAATATCACCCAGTACATTAAAGCTCAGCACAGTCAGCAGAATCATCAGCCCCGGAAACAGCGCCAGATAAGGCGCCTGGGCAATGTAACCCTGTGCGCTGTTCAGCATGCTGCCCCAGGTGGCATTCGGCGGCTGTACCCCGAAGCCGAGGAAGCTGAGTGATGATTCCATCATAATGGCGGAAGCGATATTATTCGTCGCACCTACAATAATAACCGGTATAAGCCCGGGCAGAATATGCCGCCAGATCATGCCGAAGGCGCTTTGTCCGGATGCTTTCGCATACAGCACATACTCGCGTTCCTTAATCGTCAGTGTCTCTGCACGGACGACACGGGCCACGTTCATCCACATCAGCAGGGCAATGATAATAATCAGATTGCCGATGCTCGGCTTCAGATAGACACTGAGCAGAAGCAGAATCAGGAAGGACGGAATCGACATGATGATATCCAGCATCCGCATCAGCAGATTATCGAGCCAGCCGCCGAAATATCCGCTGATTACCCCGACCAGCACTCCGACGAAGGTAGCAACAATCATGGAGGCGAAGCCGACCAGCAGCGAGACGCGGCCGCCGTATAGGGCTCTGGACAGATAGTCCCGGCCGTAATCATCCGTTCCGAACAGATGCCCGGCTCCGGGCTTCGTCAGCCGTGCCATCGCATCCATCGCATTAGGATCATACCCGGACAAGAAGGCGAAGATAGCTCCCAGTGTAAAAATAGCCAATATAACAAGTGCAGCGACACCCAGACCATTCGTAAACAGCTCTGACTGCAAATTTTTCCATTTACTGCGGTTCATCCTGAGGTCACCCCTTTAATTTAATACGCGGATCGACAAAGCTGTAGAGAATATCCGCCGCCAGATTACCGACAATGAGCATCAGTGAGGAGAACAGCGTAATACCCATAATCACGGGATAATCCATCCCCTTGACTGCCGTCATCCCCAGGGAGCCGATACCCGGCCAGGAGAATACTGTTTCTGTCACAATCGCTCCGGCCACCAGATCCCCCATCGACATGCCAAGCAGCGTAATTACCGGCAGCAGCACATGCTTCAGGACATGGCGGAACAGAATCGTCGATTTCTTCGAGCCAAACGCATACTGGATCTGCACATATTCCTCTTTCAGCTGTCCGATCGTGCTGGAACGGATATATCTTACATAACCGGCCAGGAAGCCGAAAGCCAGCACCGTGCAAGGCAGGATGCCGTGCTTCAGCACATCCAGCGGCGACTCTACACCAATGGTGCGCATCCCCATACTCGGCAGCAGATGCAGCTTAATCGCGAACAGATACATCAGCAGAATCGCCAGCCAGAACAGCGGAATGGAGATCCCGACATAGGATATGAAATTGATCAGCTTATCCGCCCAGCGGTTGCGGTTCGCACCGGCAATCAGGCCAAGCGGAATCGCCAGAATTACAGCCAGCGCAATCGCGCTGCCCATCAGGCCGGCTGTTGCCGGCAGGCGCTCCAGAATCTGCCCCAGCACCGGCTGGTGATTAATGAGGGAATACCCGAAGTTGCCCCGGAACATCTCCTTAATCCAGATGAAATATTGAATATAGGCAGGCTTATCCAGCCCCAGATTGTGGCGGATGCGTTCAATATCATCAGCATGCATATTAGGGGTAACAAAGGACAGCACCGGGTCTCCCGGAGCCAGCTTGATCATGGTAAAACAGACGACCGATACAAAAAACAGCATCGGCAGTGTTTGCAGCAACCTTCGGACGATGAGTTGTCTCATGCGCGGATTCTCCCAGCTCTTAACCGGCAAAAAATAAGCTGGCGCGCCAGCTTATTTTTGTGCCGTGCTTATTTTTTACGGTAATTATTTCTGATAAATCTTGGACAGGTCCTCGAAAATAACCACCGGCTTCAGTACAGCTTCATCAATACCGCCGTAGTTCTTGGATACAGCAACAACAGTCTTAGTATAAGCGATCGGGTAGATCGGCGCATCTTCAGCGATAATCTCCTGTACCTGCTTGTAGATATCGGCACGTTTCACAGGATCGGCTTCGCCGGCACCATCATTCATCAGCTTATCAACTTCGCTGTTCGAATAATGCGAGTAGTTGGAAGAGCTGTCCGTAGTGAAGAGGATACGGTAAGCGTCAGGATCATAGCCCATGATATAACCGGTCAATGCCAGTTCGTAGTCGGTAGATTTCAGATCAATGAACTTCTGTACCCAGGCCGAGGAATCCATGTTCTGCAGTTCAACTTCTACACCGGCAGCCTTCAGCTTCTGCTGCACATACAGGGAGATCGCTTCCTGTGCCTTGTTACCGCTCTGTACAATATAACGGAGCTTCAGGTTGCTCTCGCCCGCAGCCGCCAGCAGTTCCTTGGCCTTGGCAGCATCATTATCGAAGGTAGTTACATCATTAGTGAAATACAGCGCGTCCGGAGTCAGGAATGACTTCGCCGGGTCAGCATATTCACTGGAAGTGTACGCTGTCTGGATCAGCTCGTCGCGGCTCAGGGCCAGGGACAGGGCTTGACGGACTTCTTTTTTGGCAAGAGCGCCGGTATCACTGTTCGCATTGAACATCAGATAAGCCAGACGGCCTTCACTGTAAGGCAGAATTTCAAAGTTGTTAGTAGCTTGAATCGTTGCTACATCCTTCGGATCAAGGTACTGCACGTTAATCTCGCCGTTCTGCAGGGCAAGGTTCGCAGCATTGGTATCCTTGGCAATCCGGTAGGTTACAGAGTCCAGATGCGGCTTACCGCCGAAGTAGTTATCGAACCGCTCAAGCGTCAAGTATTCGCCGGCTTTGTATTCTTTGAACTTGAACGGACCGGAGCCTACAGGAGCCGCGTTCTTGGTGCTCTTCTCCAGATCGGTCTCATTCTCAAAAATATGCTTCGGAATCGGGGACACCTGCACCAGCGTTGCTTCAAACGCCGGGCTGACCTGCGGCAGCTGGAATTCAACTGTCAGATCATCGACCTTAACCGCCTTGACCGCCTTGTCGCCAATCAGGAAGTTGGCTCTCAGGAAGCTGTTCTGCTTCTCGTCAAGGATACTGTCGATAGTGAACACTACATCATCCGCCGTCAGCTTCTCACCGTCATGCCAGGTAAGTCCGTCCTTAAGCTTCAGTGTGTAAGTAAGGTTATCAGCCGAAGGTGTCAGGCTCTCAGCCAGGTAGAAGGTCTTCTCCCCATTGTTCACCTGGAACAGCGGTGCATACAGCGCCTGGTCAATCGTCAGGCTGACACGGTCACCGGCATAGTTCGGGTTAAGCACAACAGGATCAGATGCGACCCCGATAATCAAGCTGCCGCCATCCTTCGGTTCGCCTGCAGCAGGCTGCTGCGTTTCCGCCGGTGACTGGCTGGCACCCGCATTTGTCGATGCCGCATTATTTCCATTAGAGCAAGCACTAATCACTAGTGTTAATATCATCAGCATAATAACCCCGGATAATCCTTTACGCATATGTTTCTCTCCTCCATGACTGTGAGTTATCTCACTCTGTGTGTTATGCGATTATATATCGGAATAGTCGGAATTACAATGTATTAATTTTCCACTACTAAAAATTAATATACCGCCCCTGCTACAGCGCAGAATCCTCCGCATTCCAGACTCTGACTTCCTGCATAATATCCCCGCGCCGCAAGGCATCTGCATGCTCCATCCCCTCAATTACCCTGCCGAACACTGTATGCCAGCCGTCAAGATAATCGAAGTCATCATAGCAGATAAAAAACTGGCAGGAGCCTGTACCCGGCCCGAAATGGGCCATCGATAACGCCCCGCGCACATGCTTATGCGGATTCCCCTGTGTCTCGCAGGGAATACGGTCCGTACCGCCCCTGCCGGTACCGTCCGGGCAGCCGCCCTGGGCGACAAAACCGCGGACTACGCGCTGGAAAGTCAGGCCGTTGTAAAAGCCGCTGTTCGCCAGCTTTTCAAAATTGGCTACCGTTCCCGGGGCCTCCTGCTCAAACAGCTCCAGCCGGATCTCCTGTCCTTTACTCAGCTGTATGCTTGCCAGTTTCATAGTTTCCCCTCCGCATCTTCAGTCCCCGTACCTGCGGGAACTCCAATATGGGCCACGGTCTTAGCCGGCTGCTCCGGCGCATAGATCTCCTGAACATCCTCATCCGTCAGCGGCCGGAGTGCTCCGCCCTCACCATACAGAAGCACCTCGGCGCGCGGATTCATGGCCAGGAGCAGATTGATTAATTGCTGTACCTTCAAAGGCGTCTTCTCCATCATCTCACTCCAATCTGCATATCGTAGGATCCCTAATGTTTGGTCTATGCGGTATTGTACAACAGCTTCCCGGGAGATACCAATCCATAAATTACCTGAAGCGGCGCTATATTTTTGAAAAACCGGAATTAGTCCCGTACCTCTCTAAATATATTGAATACATATAATCCATATCATCTATCTGCGAATCAGAAGGGGATGTTCGATTTATGTTGACCTTATCCTGGAGCGGCTGGGTATGAGCGGGGCCCGGACCCGGGTTC encodes:
- a CDS encoding ABC transporter permease, translated to MNRSKWKNLQSELFTNGLGVAALVILAIFTLGAIFAFLSGYDPNAMDAMARLTKPGAGHLFGTDDYGRDYLSRALYGGRVSLLVGFASMIVATFVGVLVGVISGYFGGWLDNLLMRMLDIIMSIPSFLILLLLSVYLKPSIGNLIIIIALLMWMNVARVVRAETLTIKEREYVLYAKASGQSAFGMIWRHILPGLIPVIIVGATNNIASAIMMESSLSFLGFGVQPPNATWGSMLNSAQGYIAQAPYLALFPGLMILLTVLSFNVLGDILRVGFEPKLIRR
- a CDS encoding ABC transporter permease, whose protein sequence is MRQLIVRRLLQTLPMLFFVSVVCFTMIKLAPGDPVLSFVTPNMHADDIERIRHNLGLDKPAYIQYFIWIKEMFRGNFGYSLINHQPVLGQILERLPATAGLMGSAIALAVILAIPLGLIAGANRNRWADKLINFISYVGISIPLFWLAILLMYLFAIKLHLLPSMGMRTIGVESPLDVLKHGILPCTVLAFGFLAGYVRYIRSSTIGQLKEEYVQIQYAFGSKKSTILFRHVLKHVLLPVITLLGMSMGDLVAGAIVTETVFSWPGIGSLGMTAVKGMDYPVIMGITLFSSLMLIVGNLAADILYSFVDPRIKLKG
- a CDS encoding ABC transporter substrate-binding protein, which gives rise to MRKGLSGVIMLMILTLVISACSNGNNAASTNAGASQSPAETQQPAAGEPKDGGSLIIGVASDPVVLNPNYAGDRVSLTIDQALYAPLFQVNNGEKTFYLAESLTPSADNLTYTLKLKDGLTWHDGEKLTADDVVFTIDSILDEKQNSFLRANFLIGDKAVKAVKVDDLTVEFQLPQVSPAFEATLVQVSPIPKHIFENETDLEKSTKNAAPVGSGPFKFKEYKAGEYLTLERFDNYFGGKPHLDSVTYRIAKDTNAANLALQNGEINVQYLDPKDVATIQATNNFEILPYSEGRLAYLMFNANSDTGALAKKEVRQALSLALSRDELIQTAYTSSEYADPAKSFLTPDALYFTNDVTTFDNDAAKAKELLAAAGESNLKLRYIVQSGNKAQEAISLYVQQKLKAAGVEVELQNMDSSAWVQKFIDLKSTDYELALTGYIMGYDPDAYRILFTTDSSSNYSHYSNSEVDKLMNDGAGEADPVKRADIYKQVQEIIAEDAPIYPIAYTKTVVAVSKNYGGIDEAVLKPVVIFEDLSKIYQK
- a CDS encoding peptidylprolyl isomerase, which encodes MKLASIQLSKGQEIRLELFEQEAPGTVANFEKLANSGFYNGLTFQRVVRGFVAQGGCPDGTGRGGTDRIPCETQGNPHKHVRGALSMAHFGPGTGSCQFFICYDDFDYLDGWHTVFGRVIEGMEHADALRRGDIMQEVRVWNAEDSAL